Genomic segment of Nostoc sp. TCL240-02:
AAATTTTCTGGTGCATCATGGACACATAATAATCAAGGTTTCTTCTACAGCCGCTACGACGAGCCGAATGAAAAAACTCAATTAGAAGATGTTAACTATTATCAAAAGCTCTACTATCATCAACTAGGCAAACCTCAATCAGAAGATGTATTAATTTATCATCGCCCTGACCAAAAAGAATGGGGTTTTGGTGGTGGTGTTACTGAAGATGGACATTATCTAATAATTTCTATTTGGCTGGGTACTGACTCCAAAAATTTGGTTTTCTTCAAAGATTTAACTAACCCTAATGCTGAAGTCGTAGAATTAATTAACCAATTTGAGGCAGATTACAGCTTTATTGACAATGATGATAGCATCTTTTATTTCCGCACAGATTTAAATGCGCCACGGGGAAGAGTTATTGCAATTGACACTAAAAACCCTGCGCCAGAAAACTGGCGAGAAATCATTCCCCAATCAGCAGAAACCTTAGAAAGTGTAGGCATACTCAATAACCAATTTGTTGCTGATTACCTCAAAGATGCTCATAGCCAAATTAAAATATTTGACCTCAAAGGCGCATTTATTCGTGATGTAGAATTACCTGGGCTCGGTTCAGCCGGAGGTTTTGGAGGAAAGCGTCATGATACCGAAACTTTTTATAGTTACACCAGCTTTACCACACCAGGAACAATCTATCGCTACGATATGATAACTGGTAAAAGTACTATTTTTCGCCAGCCACAGGTAGATTTTAATCCTAACGATTATGAGACAAAACAGGTTTTTTATCAGAGCAAAGATGGTACTAGAGTACCCATGTTTATTACGCACAAAAAGGGTATTAAGTTAGATGGAAATAACCCCACTTATCTCTATGCTTATGGTGGTTTTAATGCCTCAATGACACCTAGCTTTTCGGTGAGTCTGTTGGTGTGGATGGAGATGGGTGGTGTCTATGCTATGCCCAATATACGCGGTGGTGGAGAATACGGCGAAGAATGGCATCAAGCAGGAATGAAGGATAAAAAGCAGAATGTCTTTGATGACTTTATTGGTGCAGCTGAGTGGTTGATTGCTAATAAATATACTAAGACACAGAAGCTAGCGATCGCAGGTGGTAGCAATGGTGGCTTATTGGTAGGTGCTTGCATGACACAGCGCCCCGATTTGTTTGGTGCAGCAATACCCGCCGTCGGCGTGATGGATATGTTGCGGTTCCACAAATTTACCATCGGTTGGGCTTGGATTTCCGAATATGGTTCAGCAGATAATTCCGAAGAGTTTCCAGTGCTGTATGCTTATTCGCCACTCCACAACATCAAACCAGACACAGCTTACCCAGCAACCTTAATTACCACAGCCGATCATGACGATCGCGTTGTCCCTGCTCATAGTTTCAAATTTGCCGCCGCTTTGCAAGAAGCTCACGCAGGTGATGCGCCAGTCTTAATTAGAATTGAGACTAAGGCAGGACATGGCGCGGGTAAACCCACAGCTAAAATTATCGAGGAAGCCGCAGACAAATGGGCTTTTTTGGTGCGGACTTTAGATGTAGAAGTTTAGCAACTTCGTAAGGTGGGTATTGCCTACCTTACGAAGCTAAACTAACTAAATCAATAATTAATTTCCCCAAAAATTTTTCCCGATATCAGTAGTTCCAACTTACAATTGCTGCCATTATCCTTGCAATAGCGGCGCGATCGCTATCCTCTCTAGATTCAAATAATCTTTCTGCTTGTTGCAGATGCGTAACTGCTTCCTTTTGATATATCCATCTATTCAGATAAAGTCCTAGTCTATATACAATACTTTAGTCACGTCTTCCTGTATTCTCTTTAAGACTGCGAATCAGAGGGTGAGTCTCAATATTAATAGATGAGTTAAAATTAAATCATCAATCTAGGCAAATATTAATTATGAAATGGGAAGAAGTTTGTGAACACAAGCAATTGCAAGATTTACCCTTCAAAATCGAATTAAATAAATGGGGTCAAATCGTCATGAGTCCAGTCAAAATTAAACATTCTTTTTATCAAGGAAGAATCCAACGTTTATTGGAATCTTTATTGAAAATAGGAGAAGTAATGCCAGAATGTGCTATTAACACATCAGATGGTGTAAAAGTTGCTGATGTTGTCTGGTGTTCAGAGGAACGATTTGCTCAAATTGAAGATGAAGTATCAGCGTCTATTGCACCAGAAATTTGTGTAGAAGTTAAATCCAGTGGTAACACTTTGGAAGAAATGGAATTTAAAAGAAATTTATATTTAGAAGCTAAAGCTGTGGAAGTATGGTTATGTAATGAACAAGGTCAAATTAAATTCTATAATAAGCAAGGTGAATTAGGTCAATCTTTCTTAGTTCCTAACTTTCCTAAACAAATTAAACGTTAATTAATTTTATGAGGTTTTGTAACCGATTATAACGTAAATTGCTTCTATATGAATTGGTGATAATTTTGTTGAATAAAATACAATACCTGTTAAAAGTAAAACTTCCCCATACTGCTAAATTGCATAAAATGGGCGGGCAATATGACCGCCCCACAAGGGCTATATTTAATTAGGTTATGCAATTTAGATGTTTTTTATCCCTCTTGTACTTAAAAATTGACAGCTTGGGCTGTCCCCTTGAGATGGATGATTGTATAAATTTGTTTCTGCCCTTGGTTGAATTGAGGAATCGTAGAAAACCGATTTAATGTTGTGATTCCGTTAGTTACAATTTTGGTTTCGTTGCTATATCCCAGATTTACATGGGGGATGAGCAAGCTAAATGTGGTGAAACCAGTATCTACTGTCTTTTTAATAGTCACAGTCACCAGTGTACCAATTTCCGTTTCGACAGTACGGATATCATCTCCTTGAAAGTTTAATGTCTGTTTCGGATCTTGATAGTTGAAAAGGGGCTTGCCAGTAATGCTTGATGCTGAGTAATTAATACTGACTTTCTCACCTTTGGAATTATATCCTGTGAAATTATATAAGTTCGGTGTTTTTTCTTCTAAGGCATGAGACTGTAATACAGGTATTGCTGTTAAAGCTATACCTAATGCGAATGATGCAATTAAGTTTCTTGTTTGCATATCTCAAAAAGTTATTGCTAGTTTGACGGAGATACCTACCCTGATGGGATAACAATTAGGAATCAAACCAATCGTAGAAGTAGCAATACCAAAACACTTGTCAAATGGAATACATTGCAATAGTTGTTAATATAATTACAATCAGAAATGTTGAATGCTGATACAAAACTTTACATTATTAGTTACACTAAGTCTCAAAAGCTTAAATTAGTCAGCAAAACATCATCTCCTCAAACCAATGAACATAGCTGATTTTCTGACACATACAAGATTGAAGATAGCGGAATTTATCTAATAGTGTATGTCCCCATTGTTCGGGAATAGATAAAAGCTGTAAAATCAGATAGGCTATCAAGCTCACGTAAATTTGTATGGTAATACCATTGACGTTTTTGGTAATGAGTTTGTCAAGTTTTAAGTGCATCTTTAAAAACTTCCACAACAATTCAACTCCCCAACGTAATCGATAAATATCCCTAATTTCATCATCATGAACAGCTGCATCTCCCGACTCTGGTAAATTAGTCACTAAGCGAAACTCGGTTTTTGTCTCTAAATCACAGAAATTAATTACTCTATAAGCTTGAGCATCATCAGATGCACCAACTTTGACCAATCCATTTGAGCCATCAAATTCTAGTTTCCAATTGTTTTTTATCCGCAAAACAAAATATTTGTTTTCTTGTACTAATTCTTGGATAAATTTTAATCCAGCAAAACCCCTATCCATTACTCCAACAGCATTTATTGGGAGACTAGACATCATTTTGGAACCAAATTTATAATCATGGTCATGTCCAAAATTGATGAAGTTATCTTCTGGGCTTCCTGTGGAGAGATTTAAGGAACTAAACAGCTTGACTTGATGATGACCTAGTACCCATAACAATTTACTTGTGAGAGTAATAATTGTTGAATCTATTGGACAAATTGCATATTTATTGTGTAACTTTTTTTGAACTTTCTTCTGTACTAATTCATTTAATTTTTGGTAAATCTCTTGAAAAGGTTTTTGGCTTCGATGTAAATTTGCTTTAGAGAAAGTAGAAATATCTACCTCAAAACAATTGTTATTTAATCTGTTAAACAAATCTCGCATACTTGTTAAGCTGTTATCCAGGGCATAGGATAGCCAGCACTCAAAAAACAGACGACTGTTCAATACTGGATAATCGTTTTTTGGCAGGCTTTTCAGTATATCTTTGACAATTTTGGGAAATGAATTTATAATCACAATCAAACTAATATATTTTAAGCCTTAGCCCAAAACTACCATATTTTGGGCTATTTTTATCGGATTTTTCTTAACATTCAACACTTCTGAATTACAATAATTAGTAACAGTACGTAACTTTACATCTGTCTTGAAAAGATAAAATAAGTATCACGGAATAGAAATAAAATTTTTATACCATATTCCAGGCTATTGCTTGTAAGTATATTGCAAATAAGTCAACGTGAAAACCGACTATTACGGCATAGGAAAAATAAAGCTACCATTAAAAATGTTAAAAAAGCTGAGAATGTTAAGTCCTCTGACTTCCACAAAGTAGTACTAAGGTTTTGTTTTATCAAAACAGAATTCAGGAAAGCAAGCTACAGAATGAATGCTGTACAACTAGTGGATAGCACAAGAGGTAGCGAGTCTCCTACTAATTGATTCTGAACGCAGTTTCGGAGTCCCCGGCTTTGCTTCTGAATTCTTCTTCAAAATTAGAAATTTTGCATTTGGCATTGCTTATGAAGTTACGTTCATATATGTTTATAGGTTTTTTTCTCAGTCTGCTCCTAACTATCGTCCCGTTTTCAGGCAATTTCATCAATGCTGCAACACCGACAGCAGCTGCACCTGTATCTGCTACCTCATTCACCCAAGGGGTTAAAAAAACGGTGTTGGACAACGGCTTAACAGTGCTAACCAAGGAAGTCCATACTGCTCCAGTGGTCAGCGTGCAAGTTTGGTATAAAGTTGGTTCCCGTAACGAAGTTAAGGGAGAAAATGGCATTTCTCACCAGCTAGAACATTTGATGTTCAAGGGTACAACTGCCCGCCCAGTGCAGTTTGGAAGATTGTTTAGTGCCTTGGGTAGTCAGTTCAATGCCTTTACTAGTTATGACGAAACAGCTTACTTTGGCACAGTGCAACGAGACAGACTCGAAGCATTGTTGACACTGGAAGCCGATCGCATGGAAAATTCCTTAGTTGGGTCTGAACAACTCACAAGTGAAAAGCGAGTGGTGATCTCGGAGTTACAGGGGTACGAAAATTCACCAGGCTATCGTCTGAGTCGGGCAGTGATGCGAGATGCTTTCCCTAACAGAGCTTATGGCTTACCCGTGGGAGGCACAAAAGCTGATGTAGAGAAATTCACGGTGGAGCAAGTACGGAATTATTACCAAACCTACTACAGCCCAGAAAATGCCACGTTAGTAATTACGGGGGATTTCGCCACAGAACCTGTACTCAAAGTTGTTAAAGAAACTTATGGGAAGTTGGCGAAACGATCGCAACAGGGCACTGTAAAAGGAAATGTCGCTCCATCTTCTCCAGTTGCCCCTACTACTAAAAAAGCACCGATTGTTTTGAAGCAACCGGGAAGTGCGGCATTACTACAAGCAGTGTATCCTTTACCAGATATCAAGCATCCTGATGTCCCGGCAATTGATGTGATGGATGCCATTCTCACAGGTGGACGTAGCTCTAGACTTTACCAGGCTTTGGTAGAATCTGGACTTGCCAGTTCAGTGAGTGGCGGTGCTGCCGAACTCATTGAACCAGGTTGGTATGAAATTAATGCTACGGCGGCTCCAGGTCAAGAGTTAAGTAAAATTGCCCAGGTGCTTCAGGAATCTTTAGGAAAGTTGCAACAGCAGCCTGTCACCACAGAAGAATTGAACCGGGCGAAAACCCAACTGCAAGCCTCCTATATCTTGGGTAATCAAGATATTACCAGCCAAGCGACCCAACTGGGATATAACCAAACGATCGCGGGCGATTATCGTTTTATTGAACAGTATCTCGCTGCGATCGCTAAAGTCACCCCAGCCCAAGTCCAGAAAGTAGCGAAAACCTACCTAAATCCGGCTAAACAAACCATCGGCTTCTTTGAACCGACTCAACCAGATGGTAAACCAGGGACTTCTAGCGCTGGTTCTGGTCGCACAGTAGAAAATTTCAGCCCCGGTAAACCTGTAGATCCGGCAGAACTAGCTAAATATCTCCCACCAGCCACATCAGCTACAGATTTGGCCAAACAATCGCTACCAGAAGAGTTTACCTTAAATAATGGTTTGCGGGTTTTGTTGTTACGCGATCGCAGCCTCCCCACCATTAACCTGAGTGGACAAATTGACGCTGGTACTGAATTTGACGGTAATCAAAAAGCTGGATTAGCGAATCTGACTGCGGCCAACTTAATGAACGGGACGCAGACTAAAAATGCTCTTACCCTAGCAAAAACCTTAGAAGACCTGGGAGCCGATTTGAGCTTCAGTGCTAGCCGTGAGGGAGTGAACGTTAGCGGTGAAGGACTTTCCAAGAACCTGCCGATACTGATTCAAACTCTGGCAGATGTGTTAGAAAACGCCACTTTCCCAGCCGACCAGCTAGAATTGAGCCGTCAACGATCACTGACAGGTCTTAAAGTCCAGCTAGATGATCCTAGAGGACTAGGACGACAAGTATTCCAGCAGGCAATTTATCCTGAAAATCATCCATTCCATAGCTTTCCCACATTTGAGAGCTTAAAAGGTATTAGTCGTGATGATTTGCTTGGCTTCTATCAAACACACTACCGACCAGATAGCACAACGATCGCAATAGTTGGAGACTTTGATCCAGTTAAGGTAAAAACTTTGCTGAATCAGGCCTTTGGCAAATGGCAAGCCACAGGTAAGCCACCTGTGCTAAAAATATCATCCGTGCCATTACCGCAAACTTCGACACGTTTAAACAAAATAATTCCTGGTAAAGCTGAGGCTGTTACCTACATCGGCTACAACGGCATCTCTCGGAAAGACCCACGTTATTATGCGGCACTGGTACTGAATCAAATTTTGGGTGGTGATACCTTATCGAGCCGCTTGGGTACGGAAGTGCGCGATCGCCTCGGTCTAACCTACGGTATCTATAGTGGTTTTGCTGCCGGAATCAATCCTGGCCCGTTCTTAATTCAGATGCAGACTGCTCCTCTTGATACCCAAAAAGCGATCGCCAGTACTGTCGCTTTACTTAAACAGTTGCGCGAACAAGGAGTAACTGAGGCTGAATTCAACACGGCAAAACGCTCACTTACTAATAGCTACCCCGTGGATTTAGCTAATCCCAGTAATGTATCAAGCATCATTTTGGATAATGCTGTCTTGGGACTTTCACGATCGGAAATCCGAGACTTTCCCCAAAGGATTCAAGCAGTCACTATGGCTCAGATGCAACAGGCAATTGAGGATTTAATTAAGCCGGAAAATCTGGTAATTGTCACCGCCGGGCCTGGAGAGGCTGTACCTAAAGGCGGTTAATTAACTCACTAAATTTTAAATTTTGGATAATGAAATTGAAAGATTCAAAATTCCAAATTTAACCTGACAGTGTTAAGAGACACATACCTGAACATTTTGAGAGAGTATTTCTCTATCTAACGGAGGAATTGAGAAAGATAGTATCAGGACAAAATAAACAGATATTCCGATCACCTGACGAACTTTAACTCCTATTTCCCCATTTCTATCTAGAAATGGGGAATTTTTTTTAAAAGCTACCAACATGGAATTCTAATTAAATATTTATCTGTCTTAAGGAGGAATAAGATAAAGTCTAAAAATAATAAAAACTTAAGTAGCCCGATTACCCTACCGGATTTTTTCTAGCTCTCCCCATGTTTTTATCTAACGGGGGAGAGTTTATTTAAAAAATTGATGGGCTGCACCAACGCAGATGAGAGTCCTTTCAAATCAATCAGCTTAGTTTAATGCTTAATTCTGCCTAACCTTCGTGAAAATCATTTTTAATGACGCTTCCACATGCTAATGTAATTCGTAAAAAAGTATGTAACTAGAGAAAATTCAACTTTTTACTCTTGCAATATCTTGTTTTTCCGAGTTTATTTTTCTTCTTTCTTTTCTTCTAAATTGGTTGTCTTTGCATTTGGCATTAGGATATAGTTTTCCTGGCTCTGTTGTTCTTCTTTCTTTTCTTGTATAACTTGAGTGGAGTATATTTCAACATCTCGTTGAATAACATTTTCTACATTACCCGCGAAAAGATTAAACGCCTGTTGGTGGCTTGTATAATCACGATAAGGGCCTGTCAACTGGGAGAATTGCCACCCTTGAGTTTTCAAAGATTCGACTGTACGACGATAGTGTCGCCAACGTTCACCGTAATGAAAAAACTCTTCAATGGCAGCACTAATAGCAACAATCTGACTCAAACCAAAAGTTGACCAGATAATGATATTTCTGGCTCTTTCGTTAACTTGTAAAGTAGAAGTAGTGTTAATATTTAAACTTACCAGCGCTGGGAGAATTACACCGCCAATAATAGTTGTTATCCGCAACAAATAATGGCGATCTCGTGACAAATTAGCCTTATCTTCCATCCAGAGTACTTGGTCTAACCAGCGCGATCGCAAAAAATGCTTTTGCCCATCGCCTAAATTCATACCTTCAAATAACTTGTTAAAATCTTCCTTTAAAAATTCCTGATAGCTATCTTTTTTTGCCATTATTCACTCCTAATTAGAAAGCAAATCTTTAATTATTTGACCTAAATTTTCAACCCCATTCTCTATGTCAATTAAGTTGACGTATTGTAATATACCAGATTTCGCCAACTTTTTAGCTCGCTCATCAGTAGCCTTTCCACGCAAAGCATCGGCAAGAATATCTGCGGTTCTACCACTACCAGCAATCACAACAACTAACCTTCCAGTATTAACGCTAGAAAACGCATCATCAAAGGTGATCTCACCACCGTTTAAAAGTACAGTCACTGAAGGTGCATTATTGGCCAGCATAGTTGCAACGTCAGATATCCAAGGTGATTCGTCGCCCCAATTATCGCCAGGAACCAGTACAAAATGAGTATGATTTGGCTCTAACGGTGTCAAATCAGCATCAGGTTCTTGTTGATTAGGTAAAGCCACTTTGTTTTCAGGTGTTACACCAATCAAAGCAAACTTAGCACCTATCTGGGTACGAGCCTCACCCATCAATTGCATAACTCCCGCATCCGTACCTCCATCCACAACATAAGCACCCAAACTTTCGGCTATGGGGGCTAAAACTTCTGTAAACAACCGTTTAATCCGAAGAAAGTCGGCTTCACTGATTTTACTTGCACCCCCTACCACTACTAAAATAGAATGCGAACCGCCAAGCCCGATTCGCTCAAGAGCATCTGGTAATTCGGCTTGTCGATCAACTCGAATAGCTAATGCTGTTTGTCCACTGTCAAAGGTAAGTTTCAAAGAATTTTTCATTTTTTCACAATTCTGACTGCTTAAGTTTTCCAGGGTAGAACTTCATGCCATGTTCCGCAAGGGTTGTATTACCGACAGTTAATTGCCCAAGCGTTCAGTTTTTTGTCCAACCAAGGCGCGATGTCTCCGACGGGCTATTTGGTGTCGCCAGAAGTTTCATTTAGTGCAGCTTCAAAAAGCAACGTTATGATAATTAATGCATTAATCAAGCTTACGCCTAATAATAAATAAGTTGGCACAAACAAACCTCTAGAATACGGAGACGATTAATCGCCTCTGTAAAGCTGTTAGGTGCTGTGCCTAAGCCAAATCGATGTTGTACAAATTTCCATAAGGATAATTGAAGTGACTAGGACTAATTCAGACTTTCTTTCCTCCAGCGATCCAGCGATCGCGGAGTTAATCAACGACGAACTACAACGCCAGCGAGATC
This window contains:
- a CDS encoding prolyl oligopeptidase family protein, with translation MPSSKKAITYPSSQKSNQVDNYHGTLVADYYRWLEDPDSEETRAWIEAQNQITFGYLSEIPAREKIKQRLTKLWDYEKYGIPFKEGESLRDGSSDRYFYFKNDGLQNQSVLYTLKNLEDQPKVLLDPNQLSEDGTVALSGLSISEDGKLLAYGLSISGSDWQEWKVRNVETGEDLQDHLKWIKFSGASWTHNNQGFFYSRYDEPNEKTQLEDVNYYQKLYYHQLGKPQSEDVLIYHRPDQKEWGFGGGVTEDGHYLIISIWLGTDSKNLVFFKDLTNPNAEVVELINQFEADYSFIDNDDSIFYFRTDLNAPRGRVIAIDTKNPAPENWREIIPQSAETLESVGILNNQFVADYLKDAHSQIKIFDLKGAFIRDVELPGLGSAGGFGGKRHDTETFYSYTSFTTPGTIYRYDMITGKSTIFRQPQVDFNPNDYETKQVFYQSKDGTRVPMFITHKKGIKLDGNNPTYLYAYGGFNASMTPSFSVSLLVWMEMGGVYAMPNIRGGGEYGEEWHQAGMKDKKQNVFDDFIGAAEWLIANKYTKTQKLAIAGGSNGGLLVGACMTQRPDLFGAAIPAVGVMDMLRFHKFTIGWAWISEYGSADNSEEFPVLYAYSPLHNIKPDTAYPATLITTADHDDRVVPAHSFKFAAALQEAHAGDAPVLIRIETKAGHGAGKPTAKIIEEAADKWAFLVRTLDVEV
- a CDS encoding Uma2 family endonuclease codes for the protein MKWEEVCEHKQLQDLPFKIELNKWGQIVMSPVKIKHSFYQGRIQRLLESLLKIGEVMPECAINTSDGVKVADVVWCSEERFAQIEDEVSASIAPEICVEVKSSGNTLEEMEFKRNLYLEAKAVEVWLCNEQGQIKFYNKQGELGQSFLVPNFPKQIKR
- a CDS encoding IS4 family transposase, which codes for MIINSFPKIVKDILKSLPKNDYPVLNSRLFFECWLSYALDNSLTSMRDLFNRLNNNCFEVDISTFSKANLHRSQKPFQEIYQKLNELVQKKVQKKLHNKYAICPIDSTIITLTSKLLWVLGHHQVKLFSSLNLSTGSPEDNFINFGHDHDYKFGSKMMSSLPINAVGVMDRGFAGLKFIQELVQENKYFVLRIKNNWKLEFDGSNGLVKVGASDDAQAYRVINFCDLETKTEFRLVTNLPESGDAAVHDDEIRDIYRLRWGVELLWKFLKMHLKLDKLITKNVNGITIQIYVSLIAYLILQLLSIPEQWGHTLLDKFRYLQSCMCQKISYVHWFEEMMFC
- a CDS encoding pitrilysin family protein, with the protein product MFIGFFLSLLLTIVPFSGNFINAATPTAAAPVSATSFTQGVKKTVLDNGLTVLTKEVHTAPVVSVQVWYKVGSRNEVKGENGISHQLEHLMFKGTTARPVQFGRLFSALGSQFNAFTSYDETAYFGTVQRDRLEALLTLEADRMENSLVGSEQLTSEKRVVISELQGYENSPGYRLSRAVMRDAFPNRAYGLPVGGTKADVEKFTVEQVRNYYQTYYSPENATLVITGDFATEPVLKVVKETYGKLAKRSQQGTVKGNVAPSSPVAPTTKKAPIVLKQPGSAALLQAVYPLPDIKHPDVPAIDVMDAILTGGRSSRLYQALVESGLASSVSGGAAELIEPGWYEINATAAPGQELSKIAQVLQESLGKLQQQPVTTEELNRAKTQLQASYILGNQDITSQATQLGYNQTIAGDYRFIEQYLAAIAKVTPAQVQKVAKTYLNPAKQTIGFFEPTQPDGKPGTSSAGSGRTVENFSPGKPVDPAELAKYLPPATSATDLAKQSLPEEFTLNNGLRVLLLRDRSLPTINLSGQIDAGTEFDGNQKAGLANLTAANLMNGTQTKNALTLAKTLEDLGADLSFSASREGVNVSGEGLSKNLPILIQTLADVLENATFPADQLELSRQRSLTGLKVQLDDPRGLGRQVFQQAIYPENHPFHSFPTFESLKGISRDDLLGFYQTHYRPDSTTIAIVGDFDPVKVKTLLNQAFGKWQATGKPPVLKISSVPLPQTSTRLNKIIPGKAEAVTYIGYNGISRKDPRYYAALVLNQILGGDTLSSRLGTEVRDRLGLTYGIYSGFAAGINPGPFLIQMQTAPLDTQKAIASTVALLKQLREQGVTEAEFNTAKRSLTNSYPVDLANPSNVSSIILDNAVLGLSRSEIRDFPQRIQAVTMAQMQQAIEDLIKPENLVIVTAGPGEAVPKGG
- a CDS encoding DUF4231 domain-containing protein — encoded protein: MAKKDSYQEFLKEDFNKLFEGMNLGDGQKHFLRSRWLDQVLWMEDKANLSRDRHYLLRITTIIGGVILPALVSLNINTTSTLQVNERARNIIIWSTFGLSQIVAISAAIEEFFHYGERWRHYRRTVESLKTQGWQFSQLTGPYRDYTSHQQAFNLFAGNVENVIQRDVEIYSTQVIQEKKEEQQSQENYILMPNAKTTNLEEKKEEK